From a single Nicotiana tomentosiformis chromosome 2, ASM39032v3, whole genome shotgun sequence genomic region:
- the LOC104095546 gene encoding uncharacterized protein: MRRNFVILFLIVFLLLLEFSSASATPAAKIVGGVVTNVASVLFKWLWSLKSPAKAAVSSRAMIKFESGYIVETVFDGSKLGIEPYSVEVSSTGEVLILDSENSNIYRVSTPLSRYSRPKLVAGSPEGYSGHVDGRLREARMDRPKGLTMDDQGNIYVADTINMAIRKISDAGVVTIAGGKSARGGGHIDGPSEDAKFSDDFDVVYVGSSCSLLVIDRGNRAIREIQLNDDDCSHNQYDDNNLHLGVALLCAAGFFGYMLALLQRRIGALFSSNSKDQRTPVRGTQHAPYQRNMKPVRPPLIPPEDEYDKPEENLFLSLGRLVLNTGSTVGELFGGMFSGFRKKPYPHHVQQHYHYPHKQSSAWPMQESYVIRDEDEAPSLDTRDPTPRKTYPLMNKEPEKARHMRQSQSHYGGWNGNAHGHGNFQQHQHQQQFLPQVYQHHEKHQSSSPQTYYEQSCEPNEIVFGAVQEQDGRRETMVIKAVDYGDPAYNNHNIRSRYNYSTGYSCGY; this comes from the exons ATGAGAAGGAATTTTGTCATCTTATTTCTCATTGTCTTTCTTCTACTTCTTGAATTTTCATCAGCCTCAGCCACCCCTGCTGCAA AGATTGTTGGTGGGGTTGTCACAAATGTTGCGTCTGTATTATTTAAGTGGTTGTGGTCGCTAAAATCGCCGGCAAAAGCAG CTGTTTCCAGCCGTGCGATGATAAAGTTTGAAAGTGGATACATTGTTGAAACTGTGTTTGATGGAAGCAAGCTGGGAATTGAACCTTACTCAGTAGAAGTTTCTTCAACTGGAGAGGTTCTCATTTTGGACTCTGAGAATAGTAATATTTACAGGGTTTCAACACCATTGTCTCGAT ATAGCCGTCCAAAATTGGTTGCCGGATCTCCTGAAGGATACTCGGGACATGTGGATGGGAGGTTACGAGAAGCAAGGATGGACCGTCCTAAAGGACTTACAATGGATGATCAAGGAAATATATATGTTGCAGATACCATAAATATGGCAATCCGAAAAATCAGTGATGCTG GAGTTGTAACTATTGCTGGAGGGAAGTCGGCCCGAGGTGGAGGTCATATTGACGGGCCAAGTGAAGATGCAAAGTTTTCCGACGACTTTGATGTGGTTTATGTTGGAAGCAGCTGTTCACTTTTAGTTATAGACAGAGGAAACAGGGCAATTAGAGAAATTCAACTTAATGATGATGACTGTTCACACAACCAGTATGACGACAACAATCTCCATCTTG GTGTGGCACTGCTTTGTGCTGCTGGATTTTTCGGTTACATGCTGGCTTTATTACAACGTAGAATTGGAGCGCTTTTTTCGTCGAACAGT AAAGATCAACGGACTCCTGTTAGGGGCACGCAGCATGCACCGTATCAGCGAAATATGAAGCCAGTGAGGCCTCCTTTAATTCCGCCAGAAGATGAATACGATAAACCAGAGGAAAACCTGTTTCTATCACTGGGAAGGCTTGTCCTGAACACAGGTTCAACTGTGGGTGAACTATTCGGAGGAATGTTCTCAGGTTTTAGAAAGAAGCCTTACCCCCATCATGTCCAGCAGCATTACCATTACCCTCACAAACAATCAAGTGCATGGCCAATGCAGGAAAGCTACGTAATTCGAGATGAAGACGAGGCCCCGTCCCTAGACACGAGAGATCCTACACCCCGTAAAACCTATCCATTAATGAACAAAGAGCCAGAGAAAGCACGACATATGAGACAAAGTCAATCCCATTATGGTGGATGGAATGGGAATGCACATGGGCACGGCAATTttcagcaacatcaacatcaacaacAGTTTCTGCCACAAGTATATCAGCATCACGAGAAGCACCAGTCGTCTAGTCCTCAAACATACTACGAGCAAAGCTGTGAACCAAACGAGATTGTGTTTGGAGCAGTTCAAGAACAGGATGGACGACGTGAAACAATGGTGATAAAGGCCGTTGATTATGGGGATCCTGCTTATAATAATCACAACATCCGATCCAGGTACAACTACAGCACGGGTTACTCGTGCGGATATTGA
- the LOC104095545 gene encoding potassium transporter 8-like, whose product MDIESWGRENPIKKESWRTVLALAYQSLGVVYGDLSTSPLYVYKSTFAEDIQHSESNDEIFGVLSFVFWTLTLIPLLKYVFIVLRADDNGEGGTFALYSLLCRHARVSTLPNGQLADEDLYEYKNDRNLSADRIGMSLKSTLEKHRFLKKILLILALIGTCMVIGDGVLTPAISVFSAVSGLELSMAKHHHQYVEVPVACVILVFLFFLQHYGTHRIGFLFAPIVITWLLCISAIGLYNIFLWNPHVYQALSPYYMYKFLKKTQRGGWMSLGGILLCITGSEAMFADLGHFSQLSIQIAFTFVVYPSLILAYMGQAAYLSKHHVIQGDYHIGFYVSVPEKLRYPVLAIAILAAVVGSQAIITGTFSIIKQCSALGCFPRVKIVHTSSKIHGQIYIPEINWTLMLLCLAVTIGFRDTKHISNASGLAVITVMLVTTCFMSLVIVLCWHKNVLLAICFIFFFGSIEALYFSASLIKFLEGAWVPIVLSLIFLVVMYSWHYGTLKKYEFDVENKIPINWLLTLSPNLGITRVRGIGLIHTELVSGIPAIFSHFVTNLPAFHQVLVFLCIKSVPVPHVRPEERFLVGRIGPKEYRVYRCIARYGYRDIHMDDVEFEKDLVCSIAEFIRSEGPAQNFETVEGIDDNEKLTVIGTTSTHVDGVTMCEDVDTKDTEMIEISSPEVPRKRVRFLVPESPQMDLSVRAELQELMEAREAGMAFILGHCYVRAKRGSSLIKKLVVDIGYDFLRRNCRGPTYALSFPRASTLEVGMIYHV is encoded by the exons ATGGATATTGAGAGTTGGGGTCGTGAAAATCCAATAAAG AAAGAATCTTGGAGGACAGTTTTAGCCTTAGCTTATCAGAGTTTAGGTGTGGTGTATGGAGATTTGAGCACTTCACCTTTGTATGTATACAAGAGCACATTTGCAGAGGATATTCAACATTCAGAGTCTAATGACGAGATATTTGGAGTTTTATCATTTGTGTTTTGGACATTAACTCTTATTCCATTGCTTAAATATGTGTTCATAGTATTAAGAGCTGATGATAATGGTGAAGGTGGGACTTTTGCCTTGTATTCCTTATTGTGCCGTCATGCCCGTGTCAGTACTTTGCCTAATGGCCAATTGGCTGATGAGGATTTATATGAGTACAAGAATGATAGAAATTTGTCAGCTGATAGGATTGGAATGAGCTTGAAATCAACTCTTGAGAAACacagatttttgaagaaaattttgctCATTTTAGCTTTGATTGGGACTTGTATGGTTATTGGTGATGGAGTCCTTACTCCTGCAATCTCAG TGTTCTCTGCTGTCTCTGGACTTGAACTTTCAATGGCAAAGCATCATCACCAAT ATGTAGAAGTTCCAGTTGCTTGTGTGATACTCGTGTTCTTATTTTTTCTCCAACACTATGGGACGCATCGAATAGGATTTCTATTTGCACCGATTGTGATTACGTGGCTTTTGTGCATTAGTGCAATTGGGTTATACAACATCTTCCTCTGGAACCCTCATGTTTACCAAGCATTATCTCCTTACTACATGTACAAATTCTTGAAGAAGACCCAAAGAGGAGGATGGATGTCCCTCGGTGGGATTTTATTATGTATAACAG GTTCAGAAGCTATGTTTGCTGATCTTGGACACTTTTCGCAGCTGTCTATTCAG ATAGCTTTTACGTTTGTTGTCTACCCGTCATTAATTCTTGCTTATATGGGACAAGCTGCGTATCTTTCCAAGCATCATGTTATCCAAGGTGATTACCACATTGGGTTCTATGTATCAGTGCCTG AAAAACTACGGTATCCTGTTCTGGCTATTGCGATACTTGCTGCAGTGGTTGGAAGCCAGGCCATCATCACTGGGACGTTTTCCATAATCAAGCAATGCTCTGCTTTAGGTTGCTTCCCAAGGGTCAAAATAGTACATACATCGTCCAAAATCCATGGCCAGATTTACATTCCAGAGATAAACTGGACGTTGATGTTGCTATGCTTGGCAGTTACTATTGGCTTCCGTGACACGAAACACATAAGCAATGCATCAG GTCTGGCAGTTATAACTGTTATGCTGGTCACTACGTGCTTTATGTCTTTGGTCATTGTCCTGTGCTGGCACAAAAACGTGTTACTCGCCATTTGCTTTATATTCTTCTTTGGTTCCATTGAAGCCCTCTACTTTTCAGCTTCCCTAATCAAGTTCCTCGAAGGGGCCTGGGTACCAATCGTTCTCTCTTTGATATTTCTAGTTGTCATGTATAGTTGGCATTACGGCACCCTGAAAAAGTACGAGTTTGATGTTGAAAACAAAATTCCCATCAACTGGCTGCTCACCTTGAGTCCCAACCTGGGTATTACACGGGTCCGTGGCATTGGCCTCATCCACACCGAGCTTGTTTCAGGAATTCCAGCTATTTTCTCACATTTTGTCACCAACCTACCTGCTTTCCACCAGGTTCTTGTTTTCCTTTGCATCAAGTCCGTCCCAGTACCTCACGTGAGACCTGAAGAAAGGTTCTTGGTGGGAAGAATTGGACCCAAAGAGTACCGCGTCTACAGATGTATAGCACGATATGGTTATCGAGACATTCACATGGACGACGTAGAGTTTGAAAAGGATCTAGTTTGTAGCATAGCTGAATTCATCCGCTCAGAGGGACCAGCACAGAATTTTGAAACTGTTGAAGGTATAGACGACAACGAAAAACTGACAGTTATTGGAACAACTTCAACACATGTTGATGGAGTAACAATGTGCGAGGATGTAGACACTAAAGATACAGAAATGATCGAGATCAGTTCACCAGAAGTGCCAAGAAAGAGAGTGAGATTTCTGGTGCCAGAGAGTCCACAAATGGATTTAAGCGTTCGAGCAGAGTTGCAAGAACTGATGGAAGCGCGGGAAGCAGGCATGGCGTTTATACTTGGACATTGTTATGTAAGAGCTAAAAGGGGTTCAAGTTTGATAAAAAAACTGGTGGTTGACATAGGATATGACTTTTTGAGAAGGAATTGTCGCGGGCCAACCTATGCATTGAGCTTCCCTCGTGCTTCAACTTTGGAGGTTGGAATGATTTACCATGTATAA